The bacterium DNA window TGCGGTGGCGGCGCAGATCGGGCCGAAGACGCACATGGTGCTTCCGGTGCACCTCTACGGCCAGATGGCAGACATGGGCACCCTCCGGAATCTGGCCGAGGGCAAGGGCATCGCGATCCTCGAGGACGCCTGCCAGGCTCACGGCGCCCGCCGCGCCGGCATCGGAGCGGGGGCGGCCGGAGCCGCCGGGGCGTTCAGCTTCTACCCCGGGAAGAACCTCGGCGCTGGAGGCGACGCAGGCGCTTTCGTCACCAACGATCGGATGCTGGCGACCAGCGTCCGCGCGCTCCGCGAACATGGACAGACGGCGAAGTACGTGCACCTCTGCGAGGGATGGACCGCGCGACTCGACACGATCCAGGCGCTCATGTTGCTGCACAAGCTGCCGCGGCTCGACGAGTGGAATGCCCAGCGCCGCGCTGCCGCCCGGTACTACGCCGAGGGGCTCGCCGGTGTCGGCGATCTCGTGCTCCCGTCGGTGGGCCCGGAGAGCGAGCCGGTATGGCACCTGTACGTCGTCCGCACGGCCGACCCGGAAGCACTCGCCCTCTTCCTTAGGGAGAATGGGATCGGTACGGGTCGCCACTACCCCGACCCGGTCCACCTCACGGCGGCGTACGCGCGGCTCAGCTTGGGCGCCGGGAGCTTCCCGGTTGCAGAGCGCCTGGCGCGTGAATGCCTCTCGTTGCCGATCTTCCCCGGCATCAGCGAAGAGCAGTTGGCGGCCGTCGTCGGCGGCGTGCGAGCGTTCTTCGATGGACGCGCCGGCTAACGACGCGCCGTACCGCTTGATCGACGACGTCACATTCGGTGACGACGTCCGAGTCGGGTCGTTCACGAACCTCTATGGATGCTCCATCGGCAGCGAGACGCGGATTGGGCCTTTCGTCGAGATTCAGCGCGGGGCGACCGTCGGTGCTCGCTGCAAGGTCCAGAGCCACACCTTCATCTGCAGCGGGGTCGAGATCGGCAACGAGGTTTTCGTCGGCCATGGCGTCATGTTCATCAACGACAAGCATCCACGCGCGACGACGGAGCTCGGGGCGCCCCAGTCGGACGGCGACTGGAGGCTCATCGCCACGCACGTCGACGACCGAGCCTCCATCGGCTCTGGCGCGGTCATCCTCGCCGGCGTGACCATCGGAGCCGGGGCGCTCGTCGGCGCGGGGGCCGTTGTCACGCGGGACGTCGCGCCGGGCGAGACGGTGGCCGGCGTGCCGGCGCGGTTGATCGGCCGCGAAACCTGATCGGCACGGCGCGGCCCGGTCCCCCCGGAAGTCCAGCCCAACCATGGGACCTGGGGGTGAATCTTCGTCACTCGAAAGGGGGATACCGCCCGAACGGCCGTTGGCACATCGCGGCCCGAGGTTTACGTTTTCCGGACTGTCAACTCCGACTTCGTTCCCGAAGGCGGGAAACGCCTGGCAGTGCCTGTGAGCGCGGGTGGGCCGCCGCCCGCGCTCACCGGCCTACCCGGTGGCGTCGCAGCGCGAGCTCTAGCCGGACGTCGTCGTCTGCGGCGTCGTCACCGTCGCAGTCGTCGTCGACGGCGCGACGGCCAGAGCCGGAAGGAGCGCGAGCGCCTTCGTCTCGAAGTCAGTGGCGCCGTGGAGCGCTGCGATTCTCGTCTTCGCGGGCTGACGAGACGACACGGCAGCGTTGACGGCGTTCGCCGCGTTGGAGATCGGGTTGTAAGGCGGGCTTGCCCGGAACCCGGCCGCGGCGAGAGCCGTGCTTGCAGCCGTCAGATGTGCTGACGCTTGCCGGAGCGCGATCAGGAGGTTCTTGTTTGCTTTGGGCGTCCCCTTCTTGATATCGGCGACCGCCACGAGCTCAAGCGTCATCGCCGAGTGAAGGTCCGCCTGGATCTGTGCGAGCGTGTCCGACGAGAGCGGTCCTCGCGTCGGCGAGCCGGTGGCGGCGAGTCCGGCCGCTGCATAGCCGCCGATACCAATGACCGCCGACATGGCGACCGCGGCGACTCCTCTTGCAACTCTCGACATCCACCTTCGCACTGAGATCGCATATTCGTACGAAATCCCCGCAAAAGCGACCTGCGCGGTGGATTCTCCCCTTCCGTCTAGCGGGGGGCTCAAGCAGCGGCGGCCCTGCGCCGATACGCATCACGACCCTCCTAGCCAACGCGGGACCTGCGGCGACCCATCCATGTCCTACAACCACATCTCGCCG harbors:
- a CDS encoding acyltransferase; its protein translation is MDAPANDAPYRLIDDVTFGDDVRVGSFTNLYGCSIGSETRIGPFVEIQRGATVGARCKVQSHTFICSGVEIGNEVFVGHGVMFINDKHPRATTELGAPQSDGDWRLIATHVDDRASIGSGAVILAGVTIGAGALVGAGAVVTRDVAPGETVAGVPARLIGRET
- a CDS encoding DegT/DnrJ/EryC1/StrS family aminotransferase encodes the protein AVAAQIGPKTHMVLPVHLYGQMADMGTLRNLAEGKGIAILEDACQAHGARRAGIGAGAAGAAGAFSFYPGKNLGAGGDAGAFVTNDRMLATSVRALREHGQTAKYVHLCEGWTARLDTIQALMLLHKLPRLDEWNAQRRAAARYYAEGLAGVGDLVLPSVGPESEPVWHLYVVRTADPEALALFLRENGIGTGRHYPDPVHLTAAYARLSLGAGSFPVAERLARECLSLPIFPGISEEQLAAVVGGVRAFFDGRAG